The sequence below is a genomic window from Phoenix dactylifera cultivar Barhee BC4 chromosome 8, palm_55x_up_171113_PBpolish2nd_filt_p, whole genome shotgun sequence.
CTCCTCAATCTACCTCTCTGCTACTCATCAGCTATTTAcgttgaggaaaaaaaaaaaaaacaaacaaacaaaccatCATAGCTAGGTGAAGATGGCGAATTCTTATTGTTACATCTGAGGAAAGACCACTCCGAGATGGCTCCATCTCCTTACTAGTAGTCATCTTAAATTTACAAAACTTCAGCATTTTGCTCCTCTATGAGCTCTCTTGGAAGCGAAGAGACCGTGACAGAGCTGCAGGGTTGGCATGCAGCAGTTGGGAGGTCTCGTTCGTATGATTCTTGATGCCTGCCTTTGGCTGGAAGGCCTTGAAGATGCCTCTTCCACTCACTGCACCAGCCTTGTCGTTCTTAATACCGATCATAGCCCATATAGAGCTCTTTGCAGCTTCATCAGCGTCATCGATCCTCAATGTTTTAGGAGCCCAGATGCACCTCTCCTGATTGGTCTGTGTGAGGCCATCTTCTTTCTCCAGATTGCTGCTTTTCAGTATATTTCCATCCCTTGAATGCTTGCCCAAGGTGGGAGAATTGGGTCCTGATCCTGGGGAGCCACtgttaggaggaggaggagaagaagctaGAGGTGAGAGCCATGGAAAGCTCCAAGAGCCAGGGACTGCACAGCCCCAATAAGCTGGGGCAGGATAGAATGGAATAGCAAAGCTTGAAGTGCAGAGAGGAGCAGCTGGATTCCATTGGTAGGCCCATGGAGTTCCATTAAAACATGGAATTGGAGCTGGAACTCCCTGCAAACTAGTCTTGGCTGCCTCCTGTTTAGAATTTGGTGCCATCACCGATGATCCACTGGAGTGCTCATCTCCGTTCTCCGCTCGGCAAGGCAATGGAACCGTCTTTTCTTCCATTTGGTGATACCCGTTTCGGGTGCAGTTCTTCATGTTTTTCTCAGCAAGGTTCAGTGCAGAGGCCATTGATTCGCAGAGAGGCATGTCGGAGCCAAAGCTAAGGACAGTGCCATTGGGTTTTATGGGAGGATGGTGAATTGCTTCCATAGCATCAGATCGAACTGCTTGGAGAGTGGCATCTGACATGGCTATGTGTCTGTAgtgggggatggagctcttgttCTTGCGGCGACCAGCTCCCACGGGGACATTCCTCATGGTGCCGCCGGCGGTCCAGTATCTCTGGCAGTTCTTACAGAAGTGTCTTGGCTGGTTGACGTTGTAGTTGTTGAAGTAGCAGAACTTGGTGTCCAGGCTACTGCAGCGAGGGCAAGGAAGGATCTTGTCCGGCTTCTTTGGTGCTTTCTCTTGGGAATTACTTGTCTCATTTGATTGCTCTTTGGGTGTCGAATCCTTCATGTTTGTATCCTCTTGATTGCCAGAGGAAAGTTTATCAGTCTCGCCTGCTGTAGGTGTTGGAGGATCACTCTTCTCTTCTGAATCTGGGGATTCCATGTCTTGGTCCTTGGTTTCTGGAGTAGCTGCTTCTTTGTGATCCTGAAATTTCAAAGCTTATTGTTAGATATGTTGGTAAATTCTATGTCCCTTCTCAGAAGTTTTAAAAAGTACATGCCTAGTTTTAGAGTTTTAAGTTGAAAGCAAGCATCACTTTAAACAAAACAAATCTATACACCGGAATGTATCCAATGGTTGTTGAATCCATATTAAGCAGATATTAGAGAAGTGTATGTATACAGTCCAACTGCTTCCAATATTTATGATGATCAATCCTCATGGCAAGCCAGAATTTTATGCAACTTGTTCTGTTCTCACGACACAAAAATCTCATTTCATAAAGTCGTTAAAGCAGACTAAACTCCGACATAATTAGAGGAAgtgaaagaaatatttgataaaaatttgACGACGACCATCAGTGATCATCTCCCAAAACATttgacaacaaaaaaattcccCAGAAGAAGAAAACCCAACCTCTGTGTCCAAAACAGAGCACCACCTCAAATTCCCTGCAAACGCGACTGCACAAACCCCATAGAGCAATCCACTAAATCCCTTCAGCACCATATAACTCTGAATAATTCTAAATCACTAATCAAACGAACTCCAGACAAACCCCAAAAAAAGaactgagttttttttttcatggtaaGTAGACTATTCATTACACTACCACCGGCAAGTAATTTACCTTCTCCGCTTTCCCACCGCTCTCCTCGCTGCCACCGGAGACCGGCGGCGACTCTCCGGTTGGCTGCAGGGGGATCGTCTTCCCGAAGAGCTTGATCGCAAGGTCTCTGCTCTCTGccatctcctcctcctgctcctctctctctctctctctatctatctatctatctatctctgCTCGAATACTCTGTTTCTCTTTTGGTGTTCTCTCTGTTTTCCTCTGCGGATTTGGCTGTGGGGAGTGCTCGGCTACCGCCCCGTCCTGGGGTTTAACGGGGAGGGGGGCGAGGGGGAGGGCCACATCAGCAGAGGGGAAAGGGATTCTGAGCCACAAGTTTCTTTGTGGCCCTGGGAGGGCGTTATTTGATTCTCTTTGCCCTTTCTCACCTCTCCCGGTCCTACATGAACGTCAAAAATAGACTCCCCGCTTGACTTGTAGGAACTGAGTATTGGATTGGTGTCATCACTGTGCTGGAAACTTTATGAGTTTGGAGTGTATTTGGGGTGATAGAATCATGTCTCTTTTACCTCTTGGCTCTAAGGGAGTGAAGGAAAGTAAGACACTTTCCTTGGTTCCGAATCATCACCCAGTAAGCAGCAACTTCTCCAAAATGTTGCTCTCCCCCACCccacctttttattttttttcactaAACTTTTTCTTAACTATAACATTGTTCTGACATGCTTTATGGCTTTTCTTCTTTACGATATTGAACACTGTTTTGTCAAATTTCATGATAAGAACTGCAGTTTGATTTGAACAAGCGAGTCTAGGAGatggggattttttttttcttttctttgttcagaaattatataattttacatAGGGAGACTAAATGATATTGATGTGTTGACACTAAAGTTTTTATATCTCTATGTGCTTACTAAGTGAAGTGATCTAACTTTAAATTAAAAcagtattatttttataaatgatAAATCTCATTTTAAAAGATCACTTGCCTGCCACATTCTTTTCTTATTGCTCTACCATGTGGCACACtacaaagaaaccaattcaaaaAGCGCCAAAGAAAGTTGTAAAGCAGCAAAATGACTCTTTTTGGAATAAGATGATTATTC
It includes:
- the LOC103718810 gene encoding cyclic dof factor 2, yielding MAESRDLAIKLFGKTIPLQPTGESPPVSGGSEESGGKAEKDHKEAATPETKDQDMESPDSEEKSDPPTPTAGETDKLSSGNQEDTNMKDSTPKEQSNETSNSQEKAPKKPDKILPCPRCSSLDTKFCYFNNYNVNQPRHFCKNCQRYWTAGGTMRNVPVGAGRRKNKSSIPHYRHIAMSDATLQAVRSDAMEAIHHPPIKPNGTVLSFGSDMPLCESMASALNLAEKNMKNCTRNGYHQMEEKTVPLPCRAENGDEHSSGSSVMAPNSKQEAAKTSLQGVPAPIPCFNGTPWAYQWNPAAPLCTSSFAIPFYPAPAYWGCAVPGSWSFPWLSPLASSPPPPNSGSPGSGPNSPTLGKHSRDGNILKSSNLEKEDGLTQTNQERCIWAPKTLRIDDADEAAKSSIWAMIGIKNDKAGAVSGRGIFKAFQPKAGIKNHTNETSQLLHANPAALSRSLRFQESS